The following proteins come from a genomic window of Palaemon carinicauda isolate YSFRI2023 chromosome 12, ASM3689809v2, whole genome shotgun sequence:
- the LOC137650601 gene encoding lachesin-like, producing the protein MSMKKMPLKNFVQFAFVIFFSGVSLGAEDELPRLPSSVDPGQEVLDNYSPSPEDVLEGEIWPEALTLNTQSPDPPVQNNTEILAQVGGEATFSCFTHHLSDEMVTWLKKDDDQLLTVGQQVYAAETRFTATHSPQNKAWELWVKDVQQSDAGQYECQLTTYPPVTFYFTLKVTQAEAKVSGPSEVHIEEGSKLALECHVKYAAAPPVYIFWYHNSTMVNYANQRALEVQHGNYSSSLVVTRVRASDAGTYTCEPHLATPANITVHVVTGKKPAAMQHGRNPGDASAASGPQVYFPVLLLLLPTLCLLSSIVLTSLPSSSPRIISK; encoded by the exons gcgTGAGCTTAGGAGCGGAAGATGAGCTTCCAAGGCTGCCCTCGAGTGTTGATCCAGGCCAAGAAGTTCTAGATAACTACTCTCCTTCGCCTGAGGATGTATTGGAGGGGGAAATTTGGCCCGAGGCTCTCACCTTAAATACACAGAGCCCAGATCCTCCGGTTCAGAATAACACCGAGATACTAGCGCAAGTGGGTGGAGAGGCAACGTTCAGCTGCTTCACACATCACCTTTCCGATGAAATG GTCACGTGGTTGAAGAAAGACGACGACCAGCTCTTAACAGTGGGTCAACAGGTGTATGCAGCTGAGACCCGGTTTACTGCGACTCATTCTCCTCAAAATAAG GCTTGGGAGTTGTGGGTTAAAGACGTTCAGCAATCGGATGCTGGCCAGTACGAATGTCAACTCACAACCTATCCTCCTGTGACATTTTATTTTACCCTCAAAGTGACTC AGGCTGAAGCCAAGGTGAGTGGTCCAAGTGAGGTGCACATCGAGGAAGGATCTAAACTGGCCCTTGAGTGCCACGTGAAGTACGCAGCAGCTCCACCTGTATACATTTTCTGGTACCATAACTCAACAATGGTCAACTATGCTAATCAACGAGCTCTTGAG GTGCAGCACGGTAACTACTCTAGCAGCCTAGTAGTCACGCGAGTAAGGGCTTCAGATGCAGGGACTTATACTTGCGAGCCCCATCTGGCAACACCAGCTAACATCACTGTTCATGTAGTTACTG GTAAGAAGCCAGCGGCAATGCAGCACGGAAGAAATCCTGGAGATGCCAGTGCGGCTTCTGGACCCCAAGTTTACTTCCCAGTACTTCTTCTTTTACTTCCAACACTGTGTTTACTGTCTTCTATTGTCCTCACGAGTCTGCCAAGCAGTAGCCCCAGGATAATCAGCAAGTAG